The Methanocella sp. genome segment AGATACAGGAGGCCGGCACGAAATATTCGGGCGTTTACCATGTGGAGTACGCGCTCAGGAAGAACTTTACCAATACTTTTAAAAAAATACTCGGCTTCGTTGAGGATACGCCTGCCGAACAATACATAAGGATCTTCTTACGCCGCTGGGACGTCCAGAATATCAAGACGATCCTCAGGGGAAAAAGCATCCACACGACCGCTGACGAAATCGTCGACTGCCTCCTGCCGGTCGGGGACCTGGATGACGTGACCCTGGGCGAATTAATAAAGCAGTCGGACATGAAGGCAGTCATAGACCTGATGGCCACACTGAAGATCGAGTACGTTAAGCCGCTGATGCGGCATTTCCACGAATATTCCGGCGAGAACGGATTTATGATATTCGAAAGTGCCCTGGATAAATATTATTATGATAACGCCCTGGCCTGGTCGCGGGGGCGTTCGTATGACGAGCAGTTCATACGGAAAATGCTCCAGGCGGAGATCGACGTGGTCAATCTTAAGACCATCCTCCGGATGGCCAGGGATAAGGCCGAGCCGGCGGAGGCGAAGATCCTCCTGATCGAAGGGGGCGCCCGGCTGCGCATGGAGGATATGGTCCCCCTGCTCGAGGCCAAAAGCGTGAGCAGCGTGCTGGACCGGCTTAAGAATACCCAGTATAATGTTGCCGAGGGCATCCCCGAGGAGCATCTGCGAAAGGAGAAGATATCGGGCATTGAAAAGCAGCTGGACCGGCTGATCATCATGAAGGGCCTGAACGCCTTTAACGGGGACCCCCTGAGCATCGCTATTGCCATCGGCTATTTCTGGGCAAAGTATAATGAGGTCACGAACATCCGCGTCATTGCCCGCTGCAAGACCGCTGACATACCTGAAGAAAGGCTAAGGGAGGAGCTGTTCTATGTTTAAGTTCGTGGTCGTGACTGACCGTGATACGGCGTCCGGGTTCCGGCTTGCCGGCGTGGATGCGTTCGAGGCCTCAGGGCCGGAAGACGCGCGGAATATCATAAATTTCCTGTCGCAAAAGGACGACACTGGTATCATCGCGGTCAACGAGGAGTACCTCTCGGTACTGGACGTGAAGCTGAGGGAAAAGCTGGAGAAGCTTTCCCGGCCGATCATCATACCTATGCCGTCCAGGTCAAAAGCCCTGGACAGGAAAAGCTACATCGAGCGGCTGCTGCGAAAGGCGATCGGCTACAACGTAGTCATGAGGAGATAATTATGCTTGTTGGCTCTATATCAAAGATCTCGGGGCCGGTCATCGTGGCGCGAAACCTGGCCGGCTCGAAAATGTACGATATGGTCTCTGTCGGCGACGAGGAGCTCCGCGGCGAGATCATCCGGCTCGACGGCGACGAGGCGGTCGTACAGCTCTACGAGGACAGCACCGGCCTGACGGTCGGTGACCGGGTATCCAACAGCGAAATGCCGCTGAGCATCGAACTGGGGCCGGGCCTGATATCATCCATCTATGACGGGATCCAGAGGCCGCTGCCCATGCTCTATGTTAAAAGCGGCGACTTCATCTCGAGGGGCATATCCGTCCCTGGCCTGGACAGGCAAAAGAAATGGGAGTTTAAGGCCGCGGCGAAGGCGGGCGATACTGTGGCCGCCGGCGACGTCATCGGCACGGTGCAAGAGTTCCACATAGAGCACCGGGTCATGGTGCCGCCGGGAGTATCCGGCACGATCAAGGAAATAAGGAGCGGCTACTTCACTGTCGAGGATACGGTGTGCACGATGGGAGACGGCAGGGAAATAAAGCTCATCCAGCGCTGGCCTGTACGCAAGGGGCGGCCCTATAAGAAAAAACTGGACTCAAGCCTGCCGCTGATCACCGGCCAGCGCGTCTTCGACCTCATGTTCCCGGTGACCAAGGGCGGCACGGCCATGATACCGGGGGGCTTCGGCACTGGAAAGACCGTGTCGGAACAGACACTGGCCAAGTGGTCGGACGCCCGGATCATCGTATACATAGGCTGCGGCGAGCGCGGCAACGAGATGACCGACGTGCTCACCGAATTCCCCGAGCTCGTGGACCCCCGGACAAAGCTGCCGCTGATCCAGCGGACCATCATGATCGCCAACACGTCCAATATGCCCGTGGCGGCCCGGGAGGCCTCCATCTATACTGGCATAACGATGGCGGAATACTTCCGGGACATGGGATACGACGTGGCGCTGATGGCGGACTCGACATCACGGTGGGGTGAGGCGCTGCGGGAGGTATCGGGCAGGCTCGAGGAGATGCCGGGAGAGGAAGGCTACCCCGCGTATCTGCCGGCCCGGCTGGCGGCTTTCTACGAGAGGGCAGGCCGGACCATGTGCCTTGGCTCGGACAGCCGCATAGGCTCGGTCACCGTGGTCGGTGCGGTCTCTCCGCCCGGCGGCGACTTCTCGGAGCCCATCACCCAGAACACCCTGCGCATCGTGGGCACGTTCTGGGCGCTGGACACCAGCCTGGCGTACCGGCGGCACTTCCCGTCGGTGAACTGGATCAAGAGCTACTCGCTTTATCTTGATGCGGTCCAGGACTGGTACCGGAACAGCGTGTCCCCAGAGTGGCGGGACCTACGGAACAAGACCATGTACCTGCTCCAGAAAGAGGTCGAGCTCCAGGAGATCGTCCAGCTCGTGGGCCCCGACGCCCTGCCCGAGGGCGAGAAGGCCATCCTCGAGGTGACGCGCATGTTACGGGAGGACTTCCTGCAGCAGAGCGCGTACAGCGACACAGACTCGTTTTGCCCCCTTGAGAAGCAGTTCTGGATGCTCAAGGCCATCATCTCATTCCACGAGCATGCGGCCCGGGCCATCGACCGGGGCGTCTCTCTCAAGCAGATTATGGGGCTGCCACTGAAATCGGAGATCGGCAGGATGAAGGATCTACAGGACGTGGCGAAGATCAAGGGGATCATACAGGACGTCGAAAAGAACATAAGCGCCCTGGAGGTTGAAAAATGAATGGAATCAGCCTTGCGACGAAGGAATGTGAGACCGTCAGCTACGTCTCCGGCCCGCTGATCTTCGTACAGAACGTCAAAGGAGTATCCTACGGAGAGATCGTCGATATCACGCTCCCCGGCGGCGAGCGAAGGACCGGCCAGGTGCTCGAAGTCTCGGAGAACCTCGCGGTAATCCAGGTATACGAGGGCACGAGCTGGATCGATAATAAAAAGACACGTGTCACGTTCACCGGCGAGCCCGCGCGCATCGACGTGTCCAGGGACATGCTGGGACGAGTTTTCAACGGCGTCGGAAAGCCGAGGGATGAAGGCCCGGACATTATACCGGAGGCAAGCCTTGACATTTCGGGCATGGCCATTAACCCGTTCGCCAGGGATAAGCCCTCAGACTTTATCCAGACAGGCATTTCGGCCATCGACGGCCTGAACACGCTGGTCAGGGGCCAGAAGCTCCCCATATTCACCGGCTCCGGCCTGCCCGCGAGCAAGCTGGCGGCCCAGATCGCCAGGCAGGCCAAAGTACTAGGAGAGGGGGAGAACTTCGCCGTCATCTTCGTAGCTATGGGCATTACCTATAAGGAGGCGTCCTTCTTCTCCCGGGATTTCGAGCGGACGGGGGCCCTCGAGCGGGTCATCTTCTTCATGAACCTGGCGGACGACCCCACCATCGAGCGCATTGCTACCCCCAGGTGCGCGCTGACGGTGGCAGAGCATCTGGCTTTTAAGCACGATCTCCACGTGCTGGTCATATTGACTGACATGATCAACTACTGCGAGGCGCTGAGAGAGATCTCCACCGCGAGAGAGGAGGTGCCGGGAAGGCGCGGATACCCCGGCTACATGTACACCGACCTGGCGTCCATATACGAGAGGGCGGGCCGGATCAAGGGCAGGAGAGGCTCGATAACGCAGGTGCCGATCCTGACCATGCCCGACGACGACATCACCCATCCTGTTCCCGACCTGACGGGATATATCACAGAGGGCCAGATCGTATTGAGCCGTGACCTCTTCCGGCGCGGCTCAGACCCGCCCATCGATTCCCTGCCCTGCCTGTCCCGGCTCATGAACCTCGGCATCGGGGCCGGAAAGACACGGGAGGATCACAGGAACGTGGCCGACCAGCTCTACGCGTCCTATGCCTATGGGCGAGACCTGAGGAGGCTGGTCGCCATAGTGGGCGAGGAGGCGCTCACGGATCTGGACAAGGTCTACCTGAAGTTCGCCGACGACTTCGAGAGGCGCTTCATCTCGCAGGGCGACGAAGACCGCAGCATAGAGAGGACATTCGATATAGCCTGGGACCTGCTATCCTCCCTGCCCATGGACGAGCTGAAAAGGATTAAGGTCGACTTCATCAAGAAGTATCACCCCATGTATCGGAGGGGTTAGCATGGAGCAGGTCAACCCGACCCGGATGGAGCTTATCAAGAAGAACGCCCAGATCAAGATGGCCGAGCAGGGCAGGGACCTCCTGCGCCAGAAGATGGACGCCCTGATCAGAGAATTCTTCCAGATCGCGGAGTCCTTCTCCCAGTCCAGGACTGAGCTGGAGGCTACTGCGGATGCCGCCCAGTATGCTTTGCTGATGGCAGAGGCCGTGGACGACTCGATCGCGCTGAGGTCCGCCTCGTTCGCTACCCGGAAGGGCCTCTCGCTGGAGATCCGGGGCAAGAACATCATGGGCGTGCCCGTGCCGGTCATCGAGAAGAAGAGCGTCTCGAAGACAGTGCTGGAGAGAGGCTATGGCATCGTGGGCACAAGCGGCCGCATCGACGAGGCGGCCGAAAAGTTCGAGGCCGAGGTCGACATCCTTCTGGACCTGGCCGAGAAGGAGACGGCCATGAGGCGGCTCGGCTCAGAGATACAGATGAGCCGCCGGAGGGTGAATGCCCTGGAACAGGTACTCATACCAGACCTCAAGAAGCAGGCAAGGTACATCCGCATCACCATCGAGGAGCGGGAGCGCGAGGACCTGTTCCGGCTGAAGAAGGTTAAAAAGATCCTGGAGCGTAAAAAGAAGCTCTCGACAAGGTAAGTTCATTAAGTCCGTTCTACATGCCCGAATGGCTTATATGGCATGCCTCCTCCCTCGTAGAATTTTGAGAAGAACTCGACCATGTGCAGCCGCAGCGAATGGATGGACGGGCTGAACATGGCCATCACGAGGTTCAGGGAGTGCAACAGTACGGCCACTACAAGCCCTAACAATACGACCCCGAGGGTTCCGCCCATCCTGTTGGCCACGATGGCCAGGACGACGGAGGCCATGCCGATGGCCATCAGCCGGGCGTAGGACAGGATGTTGCCGACTGCGCTCATCAGCTCGATGGCGCCAAGCACGCCGCCTCCGAGGATGAGGAGCGCGATGCCGACGGCCATAAGGCCGAAACCCGCATACAGTAACAGGCCCGGCAGTATGCCGGCGGCGGTCCCCAGCATAACTATCAACGATAGTATCGCCAGGAACATGCCCACTTTTTCATACAGGTGTTTCTTGCTCCTGATGGTAATGGCGTTGGCCATGCCGATAAAGAGGCCCAGGAAGACGTGCAGGATGCCGATGGCTATAACGAACAGCAGCATGGGTATGACCGCATCCATCCGGTTCCACACGACCCCGCCGATACTCATCGGGTGCAGCCAGCCCATCGATTCACCCAGGTCGCCGAAGAACTCCCCGAAGACGAAGCCAAAGATGATCGCCGGGATTGACGATATGATGAGCACGCTCGCGATGTCACTTAACCATGTGACCCTGGGGAACTTCATCTTCACGACTGCGGCCAGGGCCATGATGACGATCCCGTAGCCGATATCGCCCACCATGAGGCCGAAGAACAGCGGGAAAAATATGGCCATCAGGGGGCTCGGGTCGACCTCCATATACTTCGGAAGCCTGACCAGCTGCATGAAAAATTCGAAGGGCTTTACGAACCAGGGATTATCATAGAAGACCGGCGCATTTTCCAGGTCCTTGCCGGTCAGCTCAAGCTCTTCGAGCACGACCCTGCCACCGAAATCCTTTGTAAGCTTCTCCTTCGCCTGCTCCAGATATTTTAAGGGCATCCACCCCATGATCACGAACGCATGGTCCGACTCGCCGAACTTGCCGAAGGTGTCGACCTCCTCGCCAATATCCTCGATGGCCGGGCGAAGCACCGAAAGCTCCACATACCATTCGGCGGAGAGCTTTTCCAGCGTTTTATTGATGGAAGCGATCTCCTCGATAGACTGCCGCCTCTTCTCGTCGATCATAAGGAGCATATCCGAGAACTTTTTACCGGTATACTCCGGAGGCAGGCGCACCTCGTTCACGTTCGCCGAGAAAAAGAGCGAGTGCACGGGGTCCGAGAATTTTTTATTGAACACCGTGATGACCGCGATGGACTCCTTATCCACGTCCGTGTGGATGAATTCGAACTGGTCGCCCGTGATCTGCTTGATCTCCTCCCTGAGGAGAGCGAGGACCGCCTCGAACTCCTTCTGGATGATAAGAACGCTCACCTCATATCCTTCCAGGACCGGCAGCTCTGGCTCAATATGCTGGATATGATCGATGACCTTTTCATATCGGTTGAGCGCGGTGATCGTATACTCCAGATCGCTCTTCTTCAAGGCCAGGTCTTTCGACGTCCACTCGAGTTCCGCGATGACCTGTTCCGCCCTTGCCAGGATATCTTTTTGTGACTTCGACTCAAGGCTTTTAGCTATCCGTGTCCTATTCTCGGGGTCCTGTGTGGCGGGCAGCGTGAAAAAAATACTATCTATCTTAACAAGAATGCTCGCGATGTCGGCACCTTTATCGGGCTCGACCTTTTTAATGCCAGGCGTAAGCGCGGAGACGTCTTCCAGGTGTAGCGTGCCCATATGGTATAAAGCATCTACCACGGGTCGAAAATCCCTTTTCACGCCCACGACCTGAATACGCCTCATCTTCTGGAGCATGGCATCCACCTTATCGCATCGTTACCTCTCGTACGATCCTATCCACGGCGGC includes the following:
- a CDS encoding V-type ATPase subunit — encoded protein: MDYGYANARIRGMKSRLLTHGALDDLIMKPDMDSLILELEKTPYKDEIQEAGTKYSGVYHVEYALRKNFTNTFKKILGFVEDTPAEQYIRIFLRRWDVQNIKTILRGKSIHTTADEIVDCLLPVGDLDDVTLGELIKQSDMKAVIDLMATLKIEYVKPLMRHFHEYSGENGFMIFESALDKYYYDNALAWSRGRSYDEQFIRKMLQAEIDVVNLKTILRMARDKAEPAEAKILLIEGGARLRMEDMVPLLEAKSVSSVLDRLKNTQYNVAEGIPEEHLRKEKISGIEKQLDRLIIMKGLNAFNGDPLSIAIAIGYFWAKYNEVTNIRVIARCKTADIPEERLREELFYV
- a CDS encoding V-type ATP synthase subunit F, translated to MFKFVVVTDRDTASGFRLAGVDAFEASGPEDARNIINFLSQKDDTGIIAVNEEYLSVLDVKLREKLEKLSRPIIIPMPSRSKALDRKSYIERLLRKAIGYNVVMRR
- a CDS encoding V-type ATP synthase subunit A encodes the protein MLVGSISKISGPVIVARNLAGSKMYDMVSVGDEELRGEIIRLDGDEAVVQLYEDSTGLTVGDRVSNSEMPLSIELGPGLISSIYDGIQRPLPMLYVKSGDFISRGISVPGLDRQKKWEFKAAAKAGDTVAAGDVIGTVQEFHIEHRVMVPPGVSGTIKEIRSGYFTVEDTVCTMGDGREIKLIQRWPVRKGRPYKKKLDSSLPLITGQRVFDLMFPVTKGGTAMIPGGFGTGKTVSEQTLAKWSDARIIVYIGCGERGNEMTDVLTEFPELVDPRTKLPLIQRTIMIANTSNMPVAAREASIYTGITMAEYFRDMGYDVALMADSTSRWGEALREVSGRLEEMPGEEGYPAYLPARLAAFYERAGRTMCLGSDSRIGSVTVVGAVSPPGGDFSEPITQNTLRIVGTFWALDTSLAYRRHFPSVNWIKSYSLYLDAVQDWYRNSVSPEWRDLRNKTMYLLQKEVELQEIVQLVGPDALPEGEKAILEVTRMLREDFLQQSAYSDTDSFCPLEKQFWMLKAIISFHEHAARAIDRGVSLKQIMGLPLKSEIGRMKDLQDVAKIKGIIQDVEKNISALEVEK
- a CDS encoding V-type ATP synthase subunit B; this encodes MNGISLATKECETVSYVSGPLIFVQNVKGVSYGEIVDITLPGGERRTGQVLEVSENLAVIQVYEGTSWIDNKKTRVTFTGEPARIDVSRDMLGRVFNGVGKPRDEGPDIIPEASLDISGMAINPFARDKPSDFIQTGISAIDGLNTLVRGQKLPIFTGSGLPASKLAAQIARQAKVLGEGENFAVIFVAMGITYKEASFFSRDFERTGALERVIFFMNLADDPTIERIATPRCALTVAEHLAFKHDLHVLVILTDMINYCEALREISTAREEVPGRRGYPGYMYTDLASIYERAGRIKGRRGSITQVPILTMPDDDITHPVPDLTGYITEGQIVLSRDLFRRGSDPPIDSLPCLSRLMNLGIGAGKTREDHRNVADQLYASYAYGRDLRRLVAIVGEEALTDLDKVYLKFADDFERRFISQGDEDRSIERTFDIAWDLLSSLPMDELKRIKVDFIKKYHPMYRRG
- a CDS encoding V-type ATP synthase subunit D; the protein is MEQVNPTRMELIKKNAQIKMAEQGRDLLRQKMDALIREFFQIAESFSQSRTELEATADAAQYALLMAEAVDDSIALRSASFATRKGLSLEIRGKNIMGVPVPVIEKKSVSKTVLERGYGIVGTSGRIDEAAEKFEAEVDILLDLAEKETAMRRLGSEIQMSRRRVNALEQVLIPDLKKQARYIRITIEEREREDLFRLKKVKKILERKKKLSTR
- a CDS encoding V-type ATP synthase subunit I, whose translation is MLQKMRRIQVVGVKRDFRPVVDALYHMGTLHLEDVSALTPGIKKVEPDKGADIASILVKIDSIFFTLPATQDPENRTRIAKSLESKSQKDILARAEQVIAELEWTSKDLALKKSDLEYTITALNRYEKVIDHIQHIEPELPVLEGYEVSVLIIQKEFEAVLALLREEIKQITGDQFEFIHTDVDKESIAVITVFNKKFSDPVHSLFFSANVNEVRLPPEYTGKKFSDMLLMIDEKRRQSIEEIASINKTLEKLSAEWYVELSVLRPAIEDIGEEVDTFGKFGESDHAFVIMGWMPLKYLEQAKEKLTKDFGGRVVLEELELTGKDLENAPVFYDNPWFVKPFEFFMQLVRLPKYMEVDPSPLMAIFFPLFFGLMVGDIGYGIVIMALAAVVKMKFPRVTWLSDIASVLIISSIPAIIFGFVFGEFFGDLGESMGWLHPMSIGGVVWNRMDAVIPMLLFVIAIGILHVFLGLFIGMANAITIRSKKHLYEKVGMFLAILSLIVMLGTAAGILPGLLLYAGFGLMAVGIALLILGGGVLGAIELMSAVGNILSYARLMAIGMASVVLAIVANRMGGTLGVVLLGLVVAVLLHSLNLVMAMFSPSIHSLRLHMVEFFSKFYEGGGMPYKPFGHVERT